In the Hylaeus volcanicus isolate JK05 chromosome 1, UHH_iyHylVolc1.0_haploid, whole genome shotgun sequence genome, one interval contains:
- the LOC128881236 gene encoding synaptic vesicle glycoprotein 2B encodes MVESEPGSKHNHKCDVKDERLNGCGSKDLELARIGTKGKTLDPEKGSCVKADFEKAIELTDYGKFHYFLLTVCGFVSTSEEMDVISMSFILPSAQCDLKLDTQAKGWLNSIIFIGMMAGAYAWGSVADALGRRKVLIAISFTNALCIVASSFSQSYELFMFFRFLNGAALGGSGPVIWSYFAEFQPKSKRGSMLSFMAAFWTLGNLFVAGLAWTIIPNDIGIVSEAFTYNSWRIFLLICAAPSFIVAGLLLLLPESPKYLLSCGKYEEALDIFRGIYAINTGKPRDSYTVKELILDDFQVPEPAKIGVEKNKCKTMLSDIVYNSKQLFISPILRFTIISIIINFTFHIGYYGLMMWFPELFNRFDEFHRDHPGEVASICQVTDYVVQKGSQNVETLCSDKIGASVFLESLITVASAIPANIVAVLGMDRLGRKFFLVFSTLSSGLCSIGLYFVYNKHHNLIVSAFFSGVISCGNAALDCLITEVFPTHLRATGIAISMVAARLGGIIGNIVIAQLLDMYCPAPTFIVAALLIGGGLLCLFLPNTTREPLS; translated from the exons CTTGCCC GTATTGGAACTAAGGGCAAGACCCTAGATCCCGAGAAAGGATCCTGCGTTAAAGCTGACTTTGAGAAGGCCATTGAACTTACCG aCTATGGCAAATTCCACTACTTCCTCCTCACGGTATGCGGGTTCGTCAGCACCAGCGAGGAGATGGACGTGATCTCCATGTCCTTCATCCTCCCGAGTGCACAATGTGATCTGAAACTCGATACCCAAGCCAAGGGATGGCTCAATTCGATCATCTTCATTGGCATGATGGCCGGCGCGTACGCTTGGGGCTCCGTCGCGGATGCCCTAGGTCGTCGCAAGGTCCTCATCGCCATCTCGTTCACGAACGCTCTGTGCATCGTGGCCTCCAGCTTCAGCCAGTCCTATGAACTCTTCATGTTCTTCCGTTTTCTCAACGGCGCTGC TCTTGGAGGCAGTGGACCTGTCATCTGGTCATACTTTGCTGAGTTCCAGCCAAAGTCTAAGCGAGGTTCGATGCTGTCTTTCATGGCTGCCTTCTGGACGCTTGGGAACCTCTTCGTTGCTG GTTTGGCATGGACGATCATCCCTAACGACATTGGTATCGTGAGCGAGGCGTTCACATACAATTCTTGGCGAATCTTCCTGCTGATCTGCGCTGCTCCGTCGTTTATCGTCGCGGGGCTGCTCCTGCTGCTCCCTGAATCCCCCAAATACCTCTTATCCTGCGGAAAATACGAGGAGGCCCTCGACATCTTTCGCGGGATATATGCCATTAACACTGGCAAACCGCGTGACAGTTACACG GTTAAAGAATTGATTCTCGATGACTTTCAAGTGCCCGAACCGGCAAAGATTGGCGTCGAGAAGAATAAATGCAAAACAATGCTCAGCGACATCGTATATAACAGTAAACAACTCTTCATCTCGCCGATTCTTCGCTTCACCATCATCTCCATCATTATCAACTTCACCTTTCACATCGGTTATTACGGTCTGATGATGTGGTTCCCCGAATTGTTCAATCGTTTCGACGAGTTTCATCGCGATCATCCTGGTGAGGTCGCTTCTATATGCCAGGTCACCGATTACGTCGTTCAAAAGGGTTCTCAGAATGTGGAGACTCTTTGTTCGGACAAGATCGGTGCCTCCGTCTTCTTGGAATCGCTGATCACGGTTGCATCCGCCATTCCTGCAAATATCGTCGCCGTTTTGGGAATGGATCGTCTTGGTCGCAAATTCTTCCTTG tGTTTAGTACGCTTTCATCGGGACTGTGTTCGATAGGGTTGTACTTCGTGTATAATAAGCACCACAACCTGATTGTTTCGGCTTTCTTCAGCGGTGTGATAAGCTGTGGAAATGCGGCATTGGACTGTCTGATAACCGAGGTTTTCCCAACACATCTTCGGGCGACCGGAATAGCTATTTCTATGGTCGCGGCACGTTTAGGTGGAATTATTGGAAACATCGTTATAGCTCAACTTCTGGACATGTATTGTCCAGCACCAACTTTCATAGTTGCTGCTCTCCTAATTG ggGGAGGATTACTGTGCTTATTCTTACCAAATACAACGCGGGAACCACTTTCTTGA
- the LOC128881284 gene encoding 60S ribosomal protein L17, whose protein sequence is MGRYSHEPVNATKSCKARGSNLRVHFKNTHETARAIKNMPLRRALKYLKNVIEYKECVPFRRFNGGVGRCAQAKQFGTTQGRWPKKSAEFLLQLLKNAESNADVKGLEIDRLVINHIQVNHAPCLRRRTYRAHGRINPYMSSPCHIEVILTEKEDFVIKSPEEEPSKKKLSKKKLARQKEKMMRE, encoded by the exons ATGGGACGTTACTCTCACGAGCCGGTAAACGCGACCAAATCGTGCAAAGCACGAGGTTCAAACCTACGAGTGCATTTCAAG AACACACATGAAACAGCACGTGCCATCAAGAATATGCCTCTGCGAAGGGcgctgaaatatttgaaaaatgtcatCGAATACAAGGAGTGCGTTCCATTCCGTAGATTTAACGGTGGTGTCGGTAGATGTGCTCAAGCAAAACAATTTGGTACCACTCAAG GACGTTGGCCCAAGAAGTCGGCAGAATTTTTGCtacaacttttaaaaaatgcgGAAAGTAATGCTGATGTGAAGGGATTAGAAATCGACCGTCTCGTAATAAATCACATTCAAGTAAATCACGCGCCGTGTTTGCGTAGAAGGACATACAGAGCTCATGGTCGCATCAACC CTTACATGAGTTCCCCATGTCACATTGAAGTAATTTTAACCGAGAAAGAAGATTTCGTGATAAAGAGCCCAGAAGAGGAACCttcgaaaaagaaactgaGTAAGAAGAAGCTTGCAAgacaaaaggaaaaaatgatgagggaataa